A genome region from Triticum aestivum cultivar Chinese Spring chromosome 2B, IWGSC CS RefSeq v2.1, whole genome shotgun sequence includes the following:
- the LOC123043674 gene encoding uncharacterized protein, protein MTRMTGRTPATCTAAASPPRAGLVLAGSWGGSSTWCSAAAATTATSGSSSSSSAQGSWTGRFAASGRQTMAMTLCPTRVLTPSRPAPLAPAAVRCALRDAAVEGSSRSYGCQQTSLCRRQCINQIGWRTSHNSLSPGHKENGGTLGFEDAASRRTTNMGRSVEFFLTCQDSHAANLVTGQIFGCPDVFAD, encoded by the exons ATGACGAGGATGACGGGACGTACGCCGGCGACGTGTACAGCGGCAGCCTCGCCGCCACGGGCGGGTCTCGTGCTGGCCGGATCTTG GGGCGGTAGCAGTACTTGGTGCAGCGCCGCCGCGGCGACTACGGCAACATCGGGGTCGTCGTCGTCCTCATCCGCACAGGGAAGCTGGACTGGGAGGTTTGCTGCTTCCGGTCGGCAGACGATGGCTATGACGCTATGCCCAACACGAGTGCTAACGCCATCACGGCCGGCACCACTG GCACCAGCAGCCGTTCGGTGTGCTCTCCGGGATGCTGCAGTCGAAGGGTCGAGCAGGAGCTATGGATGCCAGCAAACAAGCCTGTGCAGACGGCAATGCAT CAATCAAATCGGATGGAGAACATCACACAACAG CCTTTCTCCAGGACATAAAGAAAATGGTGGCACTTTGGGTTTTGAAGACGCCGCCTCGCGTAGGACTACGAACATGGGACGCTCGGTCGAGTTTTTCTTAACTTGTCAGGATTCTCATGCTGCAAATTTAGTAACGGGGCAAATTTTTGGGTGTCCTGATGTGTTTGCGGATTGA